The Desulfuromonas versatilis genome has a segment encoding these proteins:
- a CDS encoding TetR/AcrR family transcriptional regulator produces the protein MKKRQINPGEKRERVIGAARRLFVENGYHNVSIPQIVAASKVSTGAIYSYFPNKEKLAQHIHEQTLAYFQACFEARLVGKTTTYEKLRAFGELVYELAESEPDLMEYLLFMRHGEFMQEAPPICFTQPFHLLRRIIAEGIERGEVKNGDFFILGVSFTGAILRAVELRFCCVLEKPLTEIADSLIENAWAAIKA, from the coding sequence ATGAAGAAAAGACAGATCAATCCAGGAGAAAAACGCGAACGAGTGATCGGCGCGGCCCGCAGACTTTTCGTCGAAAACGGCTACCACAACGTCTCCATCCCCCAGATCGTCGCCGCATCCAAGGTGAGCACGGGGGCCATTTACAGTTATTTCCCCAACAAGGAAAAACTCGCGCAGCATATCCATGAACAGACCCTCGCCTACTTTCAGGCCTGCTTCGAGGCCCGCCTGGTTGGCAAGACGACTACCTATGAGAAGCTCAGAGCCTTTGGCGAGTTGGTTTACGAGCTTGCCGAGAGCGAGCCGGACCTGATGGAATACCTGCTGTTCATGAGGCACGGCGAGTTCATGCAGGAGGCGCCGCCGATCTGCTTCACGCAGCCGTTCCACCTGTTGCGGCGCATCATCGCGGAGGGGATTGAGCGGGGGGAGGTAAAAAATGGCGACTTTTTTATTCTTGGGGTTTCCTTCACCGGGGCGATCCTGCGGGCCGTGGAACTGAGGTTCTGCTGCGTTCTGGAAAAGCCCCTGACCGAAATCGCCGATTCGTTGATCGAAAATGCCTGGGCGGCCATAAAGGCCTGA
- the extJ gene encoding selenite/tellurite reduction operon protein ExtJ, protein MKKMIAVLAATLLVASFAGVALSKGTTVTGKVTAVNGDVVTVEVEKGKAEAIAVGAEVEMEVKEQKKAPKKGMDMLQGC, encoded by the coding sequence ATGAAAAAAATGATTGCTGTTCTGGCTGCCACTTTGCTTGTTGCCTCTTTTGCCGGCGTGGCCCTTTCCAAGGGGACCACCGTGACCGGCAAGGTAACCGCCGTCAACGGGGACGTGGTCACCGTCGAGGTGGAGAAGGGCAAGGCTGAGGCCATCGCCGTCGGGGCCGAGGTCGAAATGGAGGTCAAGGAGCAGAAGAAGGCCCCGAAAAAGGGGATGGACATGCTGCAGGGCTGCTGA
- the extKL gene encoding multiheme c-type cytochrome (seleno)protein ExtKL translates to MKITRTLMLAALGLAVVALPVAVSPGFAGEVGIGRDGTIAAQRGKATTIAELVAMYDSSSCEECHTEVHEEWMKSAHARSIYGTGRTAATFRTTIINGCQEWPYSGVKGFEDVKVEHLQGCTKCHLPQLADATDEVAQELMNTILAFMDSYRQGDMETFEQKQQVLQSLNINCLVCHNRMAITHKWTDGYPQDGVVYGAAEGEHDDEKFPKMAVSPIMSESILCGQCHGLGPNLELDNPTQCATAYGSYLWAYTAEGGRETCQECHMKKSGLGHNMQSYRDPGMAEAALDFDVEAYGMHWRDGSLVTPTAVVKVAMTNKSGHSIPDGUPTPNRLVLSVRATTKDGQEVFSEEKIYMPVPQQFARGDRMGRGPYEKSGIIEDTGLPPHKTVEERFDILFPSEDVTDENGRVRERKALTSDLDVKVELWYLPYGSKQSDPFLWREFSKTVSISQKGK, encoded by the coding sequence ATGAAAATAACAAGGACACTGATGCTGGCCGCCCTGGGGCTGGCGGTGGTGGCTCTGCCTGTCGCGGTTTCGCCGGGATTCGCCGGCGAGGTCGGCATCGGCAGGGACGGGACCATCGCCGCCCAGCGGGGCAAGGCCACCACGATTGCCGAGCTGGTGGCGATGTACGACTCCAGTTCGTGCGAAGAGTGCCACACGGAGGTGCACGAGGAGTGGATGAAGTCGGCCCATGCGCGCTCCATCTACGGCACCGGGCGCACCGCGGCGACCTTCCGCACCACCATTATCAACGGCTGCCAGGAATGGCCCTACTCGGGGGTCAAGGGGTTCGAGGACGTCAAGGTCGAGCATCTCCAGGGGTGCACCAAGTGCCATCTGCCGCAGTTGGCCGATGCCACCGACGAGGTCGCCCAGGAGCTGATGAACACCATTCTCGCCTTCATGGACTCCTACCGCCAGGGCGACATGGAAACCTTCGAGCAGAAGCAGCAGGTGCTGCAGAGCCTGAACATCAACTGCCTGGTCTGCCACAACCGCATGGCCATCACCCACAAATGGACCGACGGCTATCCCCAGGACGGGGTGGTCTACGGGGCGGCCGAAGGGGAGCATGACGATGAAAAGTTCCCCAAGATGGCCGTCAGCCCGATCATGAGCGAATCGATCCTCTGCGGCCAGTGCCACGGCCTCGGCCCCAACCTGGAACTGGACAACCCCACCCAGTGCGCCACCGCCTACGGCAGCTACCTGTGGGCCTACACCGCCGAAGGGGGCCGGGAAACCTGCCAGGAATGCCACATGAAGAAGAGCGGCCTGGGGCACAACATGCAGAGCTACCGCGACCCCGGCATGGCCGAGGCCGCACTCGATTTCGACGTTGAAGCATACGGGATGCATTGGCGCGACGGCAGTCTGGTTACCCCCACCGCGGTGGTCAAGGTAGCCATGACCAACAAGTCCGGCCACAGCATCCCCGATGGCTGACCGACCCCCAACCGACTGGTTCTGTCGGTACGCGCAACAACCAAAGATGGTCAGGAAGTTTTCAGCGAAGAGAAAATCTACATGCCGGTGCCGCAGCAGTTCGCCCGTGGCGACCGGATGGGGCGCGGCCCCTACGAGAAGAGCGGCATCATCGAGGACACCGGCCTGCCCCCCCACAAAACCGTGGAGGAGCGCTTCGATATCCTCTTCCCCAGCGAAGATGTCACCGATGAAAACGGCCGGGTGCGCGAGCGCAAGGCCCTGACCAGCGACCTCGACGTCAAGGTGGAGCTCTGGTACCTGCCCTACGGCAGTAAGCAGAGCGACCCGTTCCTCTGGCGGGAGTTCAGCAAGACGGTCAGCATCAGCCAGAAAGGCAAATAG
- a CDS encoding MarR family winged helix-turn-helix transcriptional regulator has protein sequence MERIERIAVIYPQLIGKMGRLRALVHEGMDLSYNQYKTLLTIADREGCSLGDLARELEVAMSSASQMVDRLVGQGLLHREQDAGNRRQVVIRLTGQGQSLIEELQRGILKGYQQVMNRLGEQDQEELVRSFETIARILGKLDASEG, from the coding sequence GTGGAGCGCATCGAAAGAATCGCCGTGATCTATCCCCAACTCATCGGCAAAATGGGCCGGCTGCGCGCTCTGGTCCACGAGGGGATGGATCTGAGCTACAACCAGTACAAGACCCTGCTGACCATCGCCGACCGGGAAGGCTGCTCTCTGGGCGATCTGGCCCGCGAACTCGAGGTGGCCATGAGCAGCGCCAGCCAGATGGTGGATCGGCTGGTCGGGCAGGGGCTGCTGCACCGCGAACAGGATGCCGGCAACCGCCGCCAGGTGGTCATTCGCCTGACCGGCCAGGGACAGAGCCTGATCGAGGAGTTGCAGCGCGGCATTCTCAAAGGCTACCAGCAGGTGATGAATCGCCTGGGCGAGCAGGATCAGGAGGAGCTGGTTCGCTCCTTCGAGACCATCGCCCGTATCCTCGGTAAGCTAGACGCAAGTGAGGGGTAA
- the extI gene encoding selenite/tellurite reduction operon porin ExtI, with translation MIRRLKSGLFCASLALMGCLAGASAALAGPVMTFGPEDQGMLKLEYKGQFQLLARDDGASPDGDDSAAEFNFRRNRIALMGAWGKNFGLYVQTEFLEDNNIGPFAVSDGDNSDFQILDAVARFRVDERFNVWVGKFKYNFTRENLEACEAPLTLDRSLLIRAPFVSTRDKGVAVWGDLLDGKFQYRADVMNGRNDSASSPDSNFRYTARAHVSLLDPETGYGYKGTYLGKKKVLTLGAAYQIEQDIAFANVAAQTGAVDYSAWTADLFFEYPVEGVGTFTVSSAYTDYDLDDAYKGADPDSGTIGLTGEKNGSYVKAGYLLPNLPLQIFGRYEDWSFAEFDGIVDQEVDWIGGGINYYFRDQDLKLTLEYSAADFDKESASVEDFNTFIAQLQVIF, from the coding sequence ATGATAAGACGACTCAAATCCGGGCTGTTCTGCGCTTCGCTGGCCCTGATGGGCTGCCTGGCCGGCGCTTCGGCCGCGCTGGCCGGCCCGGTCATGACCTTCGGCCCCGAAGACCAGGGGATGCTCAAGCTCGAGTACAAAGGGCAGTTCCAGCTGCTGGCCCGCGATGACGGCGCCTCGCCCGACGGCGACGACTCCGCCGCCGAGTTCAATTTCCGGCGCAACCGCATCGCCCTGATGGGGGCCTGGGGGAAGAACTTCGGCCTGTATGTGCAGACCGAGTTTCTCGAAGACAACAACATCGGTCCCTTTGCGGTAAGCGACGGGGATAATTCGGATTTCCAGATTCTCGATGCGGTGGCCCGCTTCCGGGTCGATGAGCGTTTCAACGTCTGGGTCGGTAAATTCAAGTACAACTTCACCCGCGAGAACCTCGAGGCCTGCGAGGCGCCCCTGACCCTGGACCGCTCGCTGCTGATCCGGGCGCCTTTCGTCTCTACCCGCGACAAGGGGGTTGCGGTCTGGGGCGACCTGCTGGATGGCAAGTTCCAGTACCGCGCCGACGTGATGAACGGCCGCAACGACTCGGCCTCCTCGCCGGACTCGAACTTCCGCTACACGGCCCGGGCCCACGTCTCGCTGCTCGACCCCGAAACGGGCTACGGCTACAAGGGGACCTACCTCGGCAAGAAGAAGGTGCTGACCCTGGGCGCCGCCTACCAGATCGAGCAGGACATCGCCTTTGCCAACGTCGCTGCCCAGACCGGAGCGGTGGACTATTCGGCCTGGACCGCCGACCTGTTCTTCGAGTACCCGGTGGAAGGGGTGGGGACCTTCACCGTCTCCAGCGCCTACACCGACTACGATCTTGACGACGCCTACAAGGGGGCCGACCCCGATTCCGGCACCATCGGGTTGACCGGCGAGAAAAACGGCTCCTACGTCAAGGCCGGCTACCTGCTGCCGAACCTGCCGCTGCAGATCTTCGGCCGGTATGAGGACTGGTCCTTCGCCGAGTTCGACGGCATCGTCGACCAGGAAGTCGACTGGATCGGCGGCGGCATCAACTACTACTTCCGCGATCAGGACTTGAAGTTGACCCTCGAGTACTCGGCCGCCGACTTCGACAAGGAGAGCGCCTCCGTCGAAGATTTCAACACCTTCATCGCCCAACTGCAGGTGATTTTCTAA
- the extM gene encoding selenite/tellurite reduction operon c-type cytochrome ExtM, whose protein sequence is MSRLPRVGRPLRRLVLSPALALLLGLGLLAGCGADAATEGGCRFCHRGLEHVSASHPGCTECHGGDPQAWDKRRAHRGMFGGKNPAAPEAWEQTCGRCHPYQLARVRSNLMTTNTGMIRNIQLTWEGEDGRLYAARGEQAYGPQGEPQELAPVSELDNLSGELYRKFCSLCHVGQESNQVWSGSHGGGCAACHFPYNDNATYQGGDATVRGKWPYSADHRLQPLPGNDVCFRCHNRSGRIALSYQGLNDGNNSLVPTRGGQPGPRMIGGARNATSIAPDIHHEKGLECIDCHTSRDLMGDGYAYQNMYLQTEITCEDCHGSATEAPRSEPIQRENDEATRESRLYPRAMQQGEQMLLTAKGRKYSNVFVEGDKAWVQGKRSGRLHESKVITGTPEHTIVGHERLECYSCHSRSVAQCYGCHTRYDLGQMGMDFIKGRETPGRFSETEDYRMLYPFPLALNQRGRISPVTPGCQTFVTVADRRGETLKDEYVTSFKGRNQLRFAPFFGHNTGPRAIGCSQCHADPAFLGFGQHVVEGASIEGTLLCEKSEEKPLDGFLTMDYGRVRAFSAITRENSRPLNGAEVKRVLAVNQCLVCHDDPKDAIYQKKLDYRRLDACLERAGAAAP, encoded by the coding sequence ATGAGCAGGTTGCCCCGCGTTGGCCGGCCCCTCCGGCGTCTGGTTTTGTCCCCGGCCCTGGCCCTTTTGCTGGGCCTCGGGTTGCTGGCGGGCTGCGGCGCCGATGCCGCTACCGAGGGCGGATGCCGGTTCTGCCATCGGGGCCTCGAACATGTCTCCGCGTCCCATCCCGGCTGCACCGAGTGCCACGGCGGCGACCCCCAGGCCTGGGACAAGCGGCGCGCCCACCGCGGGATGTTCGGGGGCAAGAATCCCGCGGCCCCGGAAGCCTGGGAGCAGACCTGCGGCCGTTGCCACCCCTACCAGCTAGCCCGGGTGCGCTCCAACCTGATGACCACCAACACCGGCATGATCCGCAACATCCAGCTGACCTGGGAGGGCGAGGACGGCCGTCTCTATGCAGCCCGCGGCGAGCAGGCCTACGGGCCCCAGGGCGAACCGCAGGAACTGGCCCCGGTCAGCGAGCTCGACAACCTCTCCGGCGAGCTCTACCGCAAGTTCTGCTCGCTTTGCCACGTCGGCCAGGAATCGAATCAGGTCTGGAGCGGCAGCCACGGCGGCGGCTGTGCGGCCTGTCACTTTCCCTACAACGACAACGCCACCTACCAGGGCGGGGACGCCACGGTGCGGGGCAAGTGGCCCTATTCGGCCGATCACCGGCTGCAGCCCCTGCCCGGCAATGATGTCTGCTTTCGCTGCCACAACCGCAGCGGGCGGATCGCGCTCTCCTACCAGGGGCTCAACGACGGCAACAACTCGCTGGTCCCCACCCGCGGCGGCCAGCCCGGGCCGCGGATGATCGGCGGGGCGCGCAACGCCACCAGCATCGCCCCCGACATCCATCACGAAAAGGGGCTGGAGTGCATCGACTGCCACACCAGCCGCGACCTGATGGGCGATGGGTACGCCTACCAGAACATGTACCTGCAGACCGAGATCACCTGCGAGGACTGCCACGGCAGCGCCACCGAGGCGCCGCGCAGCGAGCCGATCCAGCGCGAAAACGACGAGGCGACCCGCGAATCGCGCCTCTACCCCCGGGCGATGCAGCAGGGTGAGCAGATGCTGCTCACCGCCAAGGGGCGCAAGTATTCCAACGTGTTCGTCGAAGGGGACAAGGCCTGGGTGCAGGGCAAGCGCAGCGGCCGGCTGCACGAGTCCAAGGTGATTACCGGCACCCCCGAGCACACCATCGTCGGCCATGAGCGCCTCGAATGCTACAGCTGCCACTCGCGCAGCGTGGCCCAGTGCTACGGCTGCCACACCCGCTACGATTTGGGGCAGATGGGGATGGATTTCATCAAGGGGCGGGAGACCCCGGGGCGCTTCAGCGAAACCGAGGATTACCGCATGCTCTATCCCTTCCCCCTGGCACTCAACCAGCGGGGGCGGATCTCCCCGGTCACTCCCGGTTGCCAGACCTTCGTCACCGTGGCCGACCGCCGCGGCGAGACGCTAAAGGACGAATACGTCACCAGCTTCAAGGGGCGCAACCAGCTGCGTTTTGCCCCTTTTTTCGGCCACAACACCGGACCCAGGGCGATCGGCTGCAGCCAGTGCCACGCCGACCCGGCGTTTCTCGGGTTCGGGCAGCACGTGGTGGAGGGCGCCTCCATCGAAGGGACCCTGCTTTGCGAGAAGTCCGAGGAAAAGCCCCTCGACGGTTTCCTCACCATGGATTACGGGAGGGTCCGAGCCTTTTCCGCCATCACCCGGGAGAACTCCCGGCCCCTCAACGGGGCCGAGGTCAAGCGAGTACTCGCAGTCAACCAGTGCCTGGTCTGCCATGACGATCCCAAGGATGCCATTTATCAGAAAAAGCTTGATTATC
- the extH gene encoding selenite/tellurite reduction operon rhodanese-like protein ExtH — translation MKDRKFKGAKNRLSAWLGVLLAATLVISGCGSDSYDGPSTATNNPPVAGAATNVLVEAGTLKAWMDQGLLASDGSFDQKVVVLDFGAYAMNPAADPERIKGACRVGKNDLQATRFEGVADATPLVATGEQMDAVIQRLGIGDDTIIVFTTSSASYYATRAYWTFRYWGFPKERLKLLDGGNAAFAAAFPTLMTREVPVPSASTYSVRDLANLNPNLRASVGEMIEVLAALPTDDNLLLLDARGSKNYLGQGATPGLMGGDFVVVDGHPAGGQYLGQGELFDADGTFKTRAEIETLFSGKGWTPGKAVTVYCTSGYSATPLFFALDAVLDAPVQLYDGSWSQLGKYSDYTVASGQLPLSSSWAIDRYLDPATVRYNYRHLTTTSAGYAIETLKLDAAAEQIAPFTGDVLADDSDVNPLANQIEEADAAYVGSGVPVVFPAPVATATAPLAGQSQNVLIDAATLQGWIAGGLVNAPLGGERVVILDVTDSVSYRKGHIPGAVLWDISRHAELRTEGPAPAVNMVATGARMDELIQAAGIDEHTTIVITSSQTETYYPSRAYFLFRYYGFPRENLKVLNGYNGAWNQAALVSTTTAVTPSTFSVRDVANLQPDTRISLAELLDALRDGRGVPVDFRGVKTAAASTAGVFSEVAGDYVVFEGQLVGGKGYAWKGFNVNYGTDNTFKDAATIATALGGIGLDGTQLVYSYCRTGYIASAGFFVLDGILGWPVMTYDGSWSQFGKLSADATKGGELPAGSLWAADNGSYMSVITYNKDATRMQKIEALNADASTLNLLPSDPAANQVESSDEEYQTLPSGNEAPAGPPTSGGTGPSIGC, via the coding sequence ATGAAAGATCGAAAGTTCAAGGGAGCAAAAAACAGGCTCTCTGCCTGGCTTGGAGTACTCCTGGCCGCAACCCTGGTCATCTCCGGTTGCGGCTCCGACAGCTACGACGGACCCAGCACTGCCACGAATAACCCCCCCGTGGCCGGCGCCGCCACCAATGTACTGGTTGAAGCCGGCACCCTGAAAGCCTGGATGGACCAGGGACTGCTGGCCAGTGACGGAAGTTTCGACCAGAAGGTGGTTGTGCTTGATTTCGGTGCCTATGCCATGAATCCCGCAGCCGATCCCGAGCGGATCAAGGGGGCATGCCGGGTCGGCAAGAACGATCTGCAGGCGACCCGATTCGAGGGCGTGGCCGACGCGACGCCGCTGGTGGCTACCGGCGAGCAGATGGATGCGGTAATCCAGCGCCTGGGGATCGGCGATGACACGATCATCGTCTTTACCACCTCATCGGCATCCTACTATGCCACCCGCGCTTACTGGACCTTCCGCTACTGGGGCTTTCCCAAAGAGCGTCTGAAGCTGCTCGACGGGGGCAACGCCGCCTTCGCCGCCGCCTTCCCGACACTGATGACCCGGGAAGTACCGGTGCCGAGCGCTTCGACCTACAGTGTGCGCGACCTGGCCAACCTCAACCCCAACCTGCGCGCCTCGGTGGGGGAGATGATCGAGGTCCTGGCCGCCCTGCCGACCGATGACAACCTGCTGCTGCTCGACGCCCGCGGCTCCAAGAACTACCTGGGCCAGGGCGCGACCCCCGGGCTGATGGGAGGCGACTTCGTGGTCGTCGACGGCCATCCCGCCGGGGGGCAGTACCTGGGCCAGGGCGAGCTCTTCGACGCCGACGGCACCTTCAAGACCCGCGCCGAGATCGAGACCCTGTTCTCCGGCAAGGGCTGGACCCCCGGCAAGGCGGTGACGGTCTACTGCACTTCCGGCTATTCGGCCACTCCGCTGTTCTTCGCCCTGGATGCGGTCCTGGATGCGCCGGTGCAGCTGTATGACGGCTCCTGGAGCCAGCTCGGCAAGTATTCGGACTATACCGTGGCCAGCGGCCAGCTCCCCCTGAGCTCCTCCTGGGCCATCGACCGCTACCTGGATCCGGCCACCGTCCGCTACAACTACCGCCACCTGACCACCACCTCGGCCGGCTACGCGATCGAGACCCTCAAGCTCGATGCGGCCGCCGAACAGATCGCCCCCTTCACCGGCGATGTCCTTGCCGACGACAGCGACGTCAATCCCCTGGCCAACCAGATAGAGGAGGCCGATGCCGCCTACGTCGGCAGCGGGGTCCCGGTGGTGTTTCCGGCTCCTGTCGCCACGGCTACCGCGCCGCTGGCCGGCCAGAGCCAGAACGTGCTGATCGACGCCGCCACCCTGCAGGGCTGGATCGCCGGCGGCCTGGTCAACGCCCCGCTGGGCGGCGAGCGGGTGGTCATCCTCGATGTCACCGACTCGGTCAGCTACCGGAAGGGGCACATCCCCGGCGCCGTGCTCTGGGACATCAGCCGGCATGCCGAACTGCGCACCGAGGGCCCGGCGCCCGCGGTCAACATGGTCGCCACCGGCGCACGCATGGACGAACTGATCCAGGCCGCCGGCATCGACGAGCACACCACCATCGTCATCACTTCGTCGCAGACCGAGACCTATTACCCGAGCCGCGCCTATTTCCTGTTCCGCTACTACGGCTTCCCGAGGGAAAACCTGAAGGTTCTCAACGGCTACAACGGCGCCTGGAACCAGGCCGCGCTGGTGTCGACCACCACCGCGGTCACCCCCTCCACCTTCAGCGTCCGGGATGTGGCCAACCTGCAGCCGGACACCCGCATCTCGCTGGCGGAATTGCTGGACGCTCTGCGCGACGGGCGCGGCGTGCCGGTCGACTTCCGCGGCGTCAAGACCGCCGCGGCCTCCACCGCCGGGGTCTTTTCCGAAGTGGCCGGCGACTACGTGGTCTTCGAAGGCCAGCTCGTGGGCGGCAAGGGCTACGCCTGGAAGGGCTTCAACGTCAACTACGGCACCGACAACACTTTCAAAGACGCGGCCACCATCGCCACCGCCTTGGGCGGCATCGGCCTGGACGGCACCCAGCTGGTCTACTCCTACTGCCGCACCGGCTATATCGCTTCGGCCGGGTTCTTCGTTCTCGACGGCATTCTCGGCTGGCCGGTCATGACCTACGACGGCTCCTGGAGCCAATTCGGCAAGCTGAGCGCCGATGCGACCAAGGGTGGGGAACTGCCGGCGGGTTCGCTGTGGGCCGCCGACAACGGCAGCTATATGTCGGTCATCACCTACAACAAGGACGCCACCCGCATGCAGAAGATCGAGGCCCTCAATGCCGATGCCTCGACCCTGAACCTGCTTCCGTCGGATCCCGCCGCCAACCAGGTGGAGAGCTCCGACGAGGAGTACCAGACCCTCCCTTCGGGGAACGAAGCGCCGGCTGGACCTCCGACCTCAGGAGGCACGGGCCCGAGCATCGGCTGCTGA
- the hemG gene encoding protoporphyrinogen oxidase has product MTRIAIIGGGISGLSTAFAIENRAKAQGRDVQTVLLEKKERLGGKIWSIKEQGYICEWGPNGFLDNKPMTLELCRQLGISDRLLRSNDNARKRFIYSEGLLHRLPENGPAFLKSKLISWPGKLRLACETVIPAKRDGEDETLAAFGRRRLGAEALDKLIAPMVSGIFAGDPETMSLKSCFPRIHELEREYGGLIRAMVLLAKKKKAEQKAGKVVSSAAGPGGVLTSFEGGIQDLAEGTAAALRGEVRTGAGVASITRKDGGFQLLLEDGSTLEAEVVVSAAPAHALSQMLRAGSPALAELLDQIPYAPMNVVCFGYQREKIERDLDGFGYLIPKKEGRGILGTLWDSSIFPNRAPQGQVLLRSMMGGATNPAAIDLSDAEVKSRVMADLKQIMGIAAEPDFVRIFRHERAIPQYTVGHGKRLLALDERLNEYPGLFVTGNAFFGVGLNDCVNSSNQIAERVLPQPQDQGR; this is encoded by the coding sequence ATGACCCGCATCGCCATCATCGGAGGAGGCATCTCGGGACTTTCCACCGCCTTTGCCATCGAAAACCGGGCCAAGGCCCAGGGGCGGGATGTCCAGACGGTGCTTTTGGAAAAGAAGGAGCGGCTCGGCGGTAAGATCTGGAGCATCAAGGAGCAGGGGTACATCTGCGAGTGGGGGCCCAACGGCTTTCTCGACAACAAGCCGATGACCCTGGAGCTCTGCAGGCAACTGGGGATCAGCGACCGCCTGCTGCGCTCCAACGACAACGCCCGCAAGCGCTTCATCTACTCCGAGGGGCTTCTGCACCGGCTGCCGGAAAACGGCCCCGCCTTCCTGAAATCGAAGCTGATCTCCTGGCCCGGCAAGCTGCGCCTGGCCTGCGAGACCGTCATCCCGGCCAAGCGCGACGGCGAGGACGAGACCCTGGCCGCCTTCGGCCGCCGCCGGCTGGGAGCCGAGGCCCTCGACAAGCTCATCGCGCCGATGGTTTCGGGGATTTTCGCCGGCGACCCGGAGACCATGAGCCTCAAGAGCTGCTTCCCGCGCATTCACGAACTGGAGCGGGAATACGGCGGGCTGATCCGGGCGATGGTGCTGCTGGCGAAAAAGAAGAAGGCCGAGCAAAAGGCCGGCAAGGTGGTTTCCAGCGCCGCCGGCCCGGGAGGGGTCCTCACCTCCTTCGAGGGGGGGATCCAGGATCTCGCCGAAGGAACCGCCGCCGCCCTCCGCGGCGAGGTCCGCACCGGCGCCGGGGTGGCGTCCATCACCAGAAAGGACGGCGGTTTCCAGCTGCTCCTCGAGGACGGCAGCACCCTGGAGGCTGAAGTGGTGGTCAGCGCGGCGCCGGCCCATGCCCTCTCGCAGATGCTGCGCGCCGGGTCGCCGGCCCTTGCCGAGCTGCTCGACCAGATCCCCTATGCGCCGATGAACGTGGTCTGCTTCGGCTACCAGCGGGAGAAGATCGAGCGGGACCTGGACGGGTTCGGCTACCTCATCCCCAAAAAGGAGGGGCGCGGCATCCTCGGCACCCTCTGGGATTCGAGCATCTTCCCCAACCGCGCTCCCCAAGGTCAGGTGCTGCTGCGCTCGATGATGGGCGGGGCGACCAACCCCGCGGCCATCGACCTGTCCGACGCCGAGGTCAAGAGCCGGGTGATGGCTGATCTGAAGCAGATCATGGGGATCGCCGCCGAGCCCGACTTCGTGCGCATCTTCCGCCACGAGCGGGCGATCCCCCAGTACACCGTGGGCCACGGCAAGCGCCTGCTGGCGCTCGACGAGCGGCTCAATGAATACCCGGGGCTGTTTGTCACCGGCAACGCCTTCTTCGGGGTCGGACTCAACGACTGCGTCAACTCCTCGAACCAGATCGCCGAGCGGGTGCTGCCCCAGCCGCAGGACCAGGGGCGGTAG